ACGAGGTCGGCTGCCACGCTAGGTTTTTCCGCGATGATGAGCGTCTTACCTTCGATGGCCGCTTTTGCCGTTTTGGTGGCGGTCTTCTTTGTAGTGGTTTTAGTTGTCGCCTTAGTTGTTGTTTTAGTCGTTGCCATTTTTATTTCCACTTAAAACGTCCGAACAGTCCGAACAGTACGGCCAGTACGGTAAAGGGGGCGTGGATGAACTCAACCGGGATGCACCACTTGAGGAGGTGTTCCTGCTTGAATATTTTGAGCCCGCGAATAATGAGAACCATGTCGCCTACGCTCTTGCACAAGAACGCTATCAATGTGGCGACGAAAATTTTGAAACTGAAAATCGAGAATGCTGCGGTGATGCAGAGCATGGTAAGAAACAGGAACACCATCGAGAGCACAAAGACGATTTTTGGGGTATAGTAGATGGTCTTTGATGCCCAGCGTTTGCGCTGTTCCCAGAGGGCCTTGAGTGTTTCCTTGCCGCTTGTGGTGACGAACGTGGCGGGCGTGATGCAGTAGCGCATGGCCCATGGACGGTCGGCTGCCAGTTTTTGCATCAGGAGGTCGTCGTCTCCGCTCTGGATCTTGATGACGCCCGTAAAGCCGTTCACGCTCTGGAAGAAACTCTTGCGGTAGGCGAGGTTGTTGCCAGTGCTTGTGAGCGGGAGGTGCATGGCGAGGCCTGCTGTGCCTGCGATGCGGTAAATCAGCGTTTCGACCGCCTGCATGCAGATGATGAACGGCGAACTCTTGTCGGTCGGAATGTACGAATGCCCGGCGACAAGTTCAATCCCCGGTTCAAATTCCTTGACGAGGTACTTGATCCAGGACGGCTGCACGATGCAGTCGGCGTCTGTGAGGCAGAGAATTTCACCGTTGCAGGCGTCAATGAGCTTCGAAAGAGCCTGCTTTTTAGGGCTCACGCCTTCGGGGATGGAATCAATCGTGAGCACATGGAGGCGTTCAAACTTTGCTTCGTATTCCGCGAGAATCTTCGGGGTGTCGTCCGTGGAGCGGTCATCGGCTACCCAGACCTCCCATTCGCCCTCGTAATCTTGCGAGAGGACGGAATCGAGCGTTTCGCGGATGCCTTCGGATTCGTTACGGGCCGCAATCAGGATGCTCACCTTCGGGAGCGGTTCTGGGTCGGCAAAGCCTTCGCGCACTCGTCCGAGCGCACGGTAGAACCGCACTTCTAACCCGAGATAGAAGATGGCGAGTATTGCCAAAAGCCCGATGGCTATGTATGTCAAAACCGTAAGGAACATTGTTCTTCGGCAAAATGTAATAAGGTTTTTTTGAAAGTTTAAAACGCACTCTTAAAATCGCGGGGCATTTTTGCGTATATAATATAATAGTAAGTAACGAAGTGCTGAACGCGTGGGCAGTGACAGCTTTATTTTCTCGCGGAAAGTTTTGGCCAGGAATCTTCGGGCTTTTGATTGAGGTAGGTGAGGCGAGTCCAGGAATCGTCGCGGAATGCGCTACCGAGCATGAGCTCGTCTATTTTCCCGTTGAATCCGCCGATTTTAAAGTCTGCAAGTTTACGGTTGCCATCCCAATCGCTGCGGGTTTCTTCGGCTTCGATTTTTGTGCCATTAATAAAGTAATTTGTTTGTGGTATGGAGTGCTTGCTGAATGCGATGAAAATCCATTTGCCTGCTTCAATTCCTTCAGTGCCGGATGCCCACGTTTGTTTATAACTTACGGTGTCCGTGGCGCTTTCTTCGCCTGCTTTTTCGGTGGCAACGTGGTAGAATTCTACGACAAAGCCTTGGTCGGGATTGTAACGGAGAGCGTATTCATCAGCTTTTTCAAAGATGGTCTGTTGCTTTAGCGATTCAAGATTGACCCACAGCGAGAAACAGAATTGCTTGCCGTCAAAGGACAAATTAACCTTGCGAGATGAGTCTATCTTGGCGGAGTTTGTCGCGGTGATTGATGTTGTCGCGTCTAGCGTAATGGATGTGCCGAGTACACCGTCTGCGTTGCGGTTTTCGACCGTTTCGGTTCCCGTTTCTGTGGCGGTTAGCGATCCGTCGAAATAGCCCTTTTCGGCATCGTCCTTGATATCGGTTCCGCTATCAAAATGGTACACGAGCGAATAGCTGCGGTTGGTCGGGAATACGTCGTGAGCGTAACCTGATTCAAGTGCGTTGTTGAATGAAAGTTCGAGTGAGTCAGAGACGTTTAATGAATCCACGCTTACCCAGAAAATGGCTTCTTTTGCGTCAAAGACTGAATTTACGATCGGGAGCTTTTTGCTGCGTTTGCCATCTTTTGAAATGCGTACAACTTCCCAGCGGCCTTGCAAGCGAGCGAGTGTATCGATGTCGCTGTTTTCTGCGGTCAGGCGGAGCGCAAGCGGAATGTCGCTCACAAAAGACGAGAGCGTGTCTTCGCCTTCGGGGAGTGCAAGCGGGGCGACGAACGTGTATTCGATGTGGGGATAGTTGACGAGCGTCTGGACGGTCGTGTCTGATTTGACGAAGACATCCCCGTAATCCAACGTGTCGTTTTCTATATAAATTCTGAGACCGAGCGTGTCGGTGGGCAAGCTGTCGATAATGGCCTTTTGCGCGTGAACGATCACTTTGCGTAAGATGGTCGTTCCTGGGATTGTGACCATGGCGGACGTGCCGTCTTCAATGAGGCTGTTGAACGCGATTTCGACAGAGCCTGGAGCGCGGAGCGTATCGCTAATGGCGATGGAATCGTCTTCGGTAACGTTTACGTTCTGTACGAGGAACCGCTTGCCGGATTCTTCGTGGAATGCTTCGACGGCGTAAGTGCCTGCAGGGATGGAATCGAGGCTGTAGTAGCCTGTGGAATCTGTTTCCGTGGAGTAGGCGGCGGGGAGCTCGCCTGAGGCTGCGTCAAAGTCGCTAGGGACGCAATGCACGCGTGCGAATGCGGCGGGATTGCCGTTATCCAAAAGGAAAATACCGGCGAGTTCCGGAGAACCCGTCTCGGCGCTGTTGCCTGCAATATGGCTGTCGGAGGAGCAACCTCCAAAAATTGCGGCGGACGCAATCGAAACAGCCAATATGTTTTTGCAGAACTTCATTGATACCAATATATATAAGATTTGCTAAAAGCGGGAGGGCTATTAATCGCTATAGTAATCGTTATTGGATATAGTGGCGTAATGTTTTGCCTGTTTTGGAGTATTCTATCACGATGACGTGTGCGGCGGGCATCTTGGTGGGCTTGCTGTTGCCGGAGTACAGCGGGCGTCCTTGAATGTCAAAGATGCGGTAGAAGCCTGCTTCGGCTTCGGTCGCGCGCTGCATGGGGGAGGCGATGCCGATGGTTCCGCTGCTCGATTCTGCTGTGATTGCTGAACTGCTGGATTCCGCGACGCTCGATGAAGAAACTTCGCTAGAGCTAGATTCCGCGACCGCAGAGCTGCTTGCGGGAGCCGCACTGGAACTAGATTCTGCCGCGCCTTCGACGGTGAACGTCACGTATTCAGACATCCACGTGAGTCCGGAATTGTCCGTCACGACGGCGACTGCGGAATGTGTGCCTGCGGCGAGATTCTTGGCGGTAACCTGGTACGGCGCGGCGGTTGATGTTCCGACGAGCGTGTTGCCGACGTAGAATGCAACGCTTTTCACGGAGCCGTCGTTATCCTTGGCGTCGGCTTTTAAGGTCACGTCTGCGCTTGCTGTGATTTTTGCGCCAGCGGCAGGTGCGGTGAGCGTTACGCTTGCAGCCTTGTTGCTTTGACCGAAGCCCTGGTTGTATTCGGGCATTTTGCCGTAGCGTCCGCCGACGCCCGAGAGGTTCGGAATTTCTTTCGGGAGGTCTGCGACATTGCGCTTTTCAAAACTGTAGCTCGGGTTGAATGTTTCGGCTTGCGGAACTCCGCTTTTCACGGTGCCATTGTAGCGGTGTTGTTGCTTGGTGCCGTTCCCGAACGTAACTCCGCTAAAGTAAACGTAGCCGTTATCGCCCCATTCGGCCAAATAGCCTTGGCCGTTGTCGATATAGCTATTCTCGTAGCGCACGTAGGCCTTCGCATTTGCGCTGTGACCATTCGCCCCCGCTACAAAGAAGCGGTTGTAATCTACATACTGGTTGTACAGATGCACCTGCGAGCCGTTGTTTTCACCGGTGACTTTCGGGACGCGACCGTAAGTGTTGTGCCAGTAGTTGTTGGCGTAAGTTAAATGGGCGTCTTCAACGAGAGCCATGTAAGGGTCGGTACCCCAGCAGTTGTATTCGTTGGCTCCGTCAAAATCGAGATAACTGATGGTGGCGTTGTCGACAAATTCCATATCCATGCCATCGGAAATCCATTTGTAGCTGATATGGTCGGCCCAGAATTTGTTTACGTGTTTGCTGGCGGTGCCTACGGTTTCAAGGCCGTCGCCGCCTTCGATCAAGTGCGGGTTCACATCGTAAATCGCGAGGTTGCGGTAGATGTGGTTCCCTGAACCTTCGTTACTGCGCACGGCGATGGATGCTCCGCGGAGATTTGCGCCACGGCCCATGCCCACGAGACTCTTGTTCGGCTTGGTGGTAATCCAGTTGCTCCACGCCTGCAGATTTTCGCTTTCTTGCACAATCTGCACGCCGGCTTCGGTGAGGTCGCTGCAGCTGTTCGCCTTGAAAGTGATGCGGTAGAACGTGTTGGTCTTGCCGGTCACGCGATTCTTTTCGGTACATGTCGTCTTGCACCAGGTGCGGCCTTTGCTTTTGGCTTCGGTAACGGCGTTGCGGAATTGCCTAAAGTCGTAAGTGCCTTCGGGCACAAGGATTGTCACTGCATCGTTGCTCTGCAAGTACTTGCGGATGCTTGCGGAATCGCTTGCAATGACGACTTTGCCTGCGTCGCCACCTGTTGTGGTGACACCGAAGCCCTCGGCTTTCACGTTGAAAGTGAAAAGTAAAACTGCTGTCGGGTCGGATTCATCGCTTGTCCAAATCCATTTCGCTTGTGTGTTTGCGGCGAAATTTTCGAGCGCACCGCCACTCGGGAGCTTGTTGTTTGCGTAAGAAAGCGTTGTGGCGCCACCCCATTGCGAGAGGTCGCGGCCCTTGTTTTTCCAGGAGTTGTTGCTGACAACGGGCTTTGACTTCCAGCCACTGCCGGAATAGTAAGATTTGTCGAGGTCGTCAATTTGCACGAGAACGCCCGGGGCGCCTTTGCCGTTCACGCTCACGACAGAAATTGCGTTTTCGCCAGGCAAGAAAGTCATCGGGATAAAGCGCACTCGGCCTGCCTGGTTATCTTCGGCGAGGAGTGAACCGTTGTGGTAGAGCCTGTAACCGCCATCGGCGACAATCCAAATGCCGGGACCATTCCCTGCATTGTAAGTGGCGGCAATCAGCTGCGAACCGACTTTGTCGCCACCGCCGTAAGCGGCGTCGGACGGGAGCGTAACGACTTCAGAGGTTTGAATTTTTGCAGCCGCATCTGCCGCGTGTACTGCGGAAATTCCGAAAATTGAGACAACGCTTGCAAGCGCTATTTGACCAAAACCTTTCATACCCATTGTTCCTCACTTTTTTGCGATTACCCAACTTTTGGCTTGTTCCATCCCTTTATAGCAATTAAGCCAGGCGTTACGGGCTGGCGTTTGAAGCCCGTATTGGGGGTGATGGAAGACCGCAAGGCGGGCTGCAATTAGGGGGATTATTCCCCCATACCCATAATCTAAATCTTGCGGCGCGCACTTCAAAGCGCTTTTCTCGTGAAAGCTGATTTCTCGTTGTTTCTGGACAACGCTAAAGTCGCTTTTTTATACTCCGCAAAACATAATTTTCTTACATTTATGGCATGGGCGAAAAGAAACTAGGGAAAAAAATCTTCGAATACCTGGACTACCGGGAGTTTTTGAAGGATTATTATAGCGCAAAGAAGGAGGCGAACCCTGCCTTTTCGCTCCGCGTTTTCTCGGATAAAATCGGGTTCAAGGCCAAAGATTTCATCAGTCGCGTGATGAACGGTGACAAGAATCTTTCGAGCGCGAGCATCCCGAAAGTGGCTTCTGGGCTGCGCCTGGGTAAGCACGAGACCGAGTTTTTTATTGGGCTTGTGAAGTTCAATCAGGCGGAAACGATGGACGAGCGCAATGCTGCGTTTGAAGAAATGCAGGCGGCGCTCAAGGTGGTGCGCTTTTCCGAGAAACAGCATATTCTCGGGCATGCGCAGTACATGGTGTATTCGCATTGGCGGCACCTGATTATCCGCAGCCTTATCGGCATGTTCGGTTTTGACGGCGATTACGAAGCGCTTGCGAAAATGGTCCACCCGCATGTGACGGCGGACGAGGCAAAAAAATCGGTCAAGTTGCTCGAAGACTGTGAACTTATCAAGAAAGGGGATGACGGCAAATACGTGCTCACCGAGAGCGCGATTAGCACGGGGGACCGCACGTCAAAACTTGCGCTGCGCGGTTTCCACCAGCATTGTCTAAAGCTTGCTGCGGATTCTATTGATCGCGACCCGCCGGGCTCTCGTCATGTTTCTGGGCTTACGCTAGGCATTAGCCAGGAAGGTTACGAACGCATCGTGGAGCGCATCAACGCCTTCCGCAAGGAAATTGCGCTCATCGCCGAAGAAGATAAGAATTCAGATAAAGTTTTTCAGTTGCAATTTGCGCTGTTCCCTGTTGGCGGAAAGTAATTTTTCTCTCTATCAAATCCTACAACGAAACACCTCGGCGTTCGCCGAGGTGTTTTGGTTAGGTTGATGAGAATATTTAAAACATTACTCTGTATGGAATTTGCTTTTCGAAGCGGCGGCCTTTCAGGTCGTGGAAACCTTGTTTGCGAGGGAACAGACGTAAATCATTGCGGTTTGCCGCTTGGCGATTCATAATTGCGGTAGTTGTTGAATCGCCGACTTCGGTGGAGTCTCCTGCAACAATAGTTGATATTGCAAGCTGTTGCGTCACGCCGATGTTGCGGCTAAAGGTGTCGCCTGCATTGTCCTTGAGCGTAAATTTGATGTAGCCCACGCCACCGAAGTTGTTGGCGAGTTTTATGGTGAGTTTGGATCCGTTCACGGTCGCCGTCACGCCTGTCGGGGCGTTCACGGTATAGGAGCCGTTATCGTAGCCCTTGGTAAATTGAGCAAGGTCAATGACCTGGGTTTCACCTTTTGCAAAAGTATAGTGCGCGCGGGCCATCCATTCAAGATAACGTTCGAGTTCCGTCCAACCGTCGCCAAGACGATCTTTGTTAGATTCGCTAAAGTCACCGCTCTTGGATTTCGGATTGTAACCGTACATATTTTCCCACCAGTCCGGGAGACCATCGAGATCGGAGTCGTAATCGTTTGCCCAGCTTGTGCTCGGATACGGTTCCCAGCCCTTGATATTCGCTGTGTCAACGGCGTCCGTTTCGCGGTCAGGGATTCCCTTGGTTTTGCCGACTGAACCCACGACGCTGTAAGTCCCGTTTTTGGTTTCCCTGATCATGCGTTGGTCATGATTATCGAGAATAGGCATTGTTTGGCCTACATCGCTCAGCACGTCCTTGTATGCTGCCGATGCGCTTTGTACAGTGGCGTAAGAGGCGAAGAAAGGTTTGCTATTCCATGGTTCCCAATCGAGAACTTGCCCGCCGCTCAGTGTGTATTCGCGTCCGCAGTTGTCGTTGTTCCCATTGCAAGTGAATGAACCGTTTGCGGCTTGCAAAATGTTGTTGTGGTAATAGTAAGCTTGCGAACCTTTGCCAGTTCCTTCAAATTGGGCGCGCAACGTATAGCCGTGAAGAGCTGTGCCTGCGCCTTCCTTGTAGTAATTGCCGACGAAGTTTACTTCGTGCGCTCCGCCATCGGTCACGCGACTTTTCCAATTGTAGACCACGTTGTTAAAAATGTCCAGGCGACCTGCATAATAGCCGTTACCGTCTAGCCCACCGCCAAGACTCCAGTTGCGCCCTGCGTTGTGCGCCAGCAAGTTGTGGTGGAAACTCCCGATGTCGCCGCCGATTGTTGCTGCGTATCCATGCCCTGTTCCTGCTGCATAATTTTGGTGGTCAGCAACATCCAAGGCTTCCGAAATCAAAGTGCGTTGTAGCGTCAGGTTTTTGCCTCCGCGACTGCTGAACGCTTCGTCAATTGTCCAGCTGATACTTGCGTGATCAAGAATGCTGTGGTCGCCACCTGTAAGGCCCATGCCGTCGTAAGTGGCTCCGTAACCCAGGCGCACGCGCATAAAGCGGATAACCATATCTTTGCCCGTAAAGCCGATGGGAGCGCTTTTGATTGTAATTCCTTTACCCGGAGCTGTCTGCCCAGCAATCGTCACATAGTCCTGATTGCAGACCAAACGACTTTTGAGTTGTATTACGCCTGCGACTTTGAACATGATGGTTCGTGGACCGATATCTGCTGTACACGCTTCGCGCAAACTGCCGGCGCCATCGTCGTTCAGATTTGTTACGTACACGACTTTTCCGCCACGGCCACCGACCGCGTTACGACCATAGCCCTCGGCTCCATCAAACGCTAAACGCCCAGGCTTGAAAGACCAAACATTTCCTGCCGTAACCGTTCCGTTCGCATCGACCTCATCTACGCGCCAGTAGTAGGTCTGCAATGGATTTGTGTCCGAAACTTTGTATGTCGCTGCCGTCTGCTCGCCTTTGTAAACGTCGGCTGTCGAGGTTGTCGCCTTTAAAACCGTTGCAGAATCCGTACCAAAATAAACCTGATGTTTTTTTGCGGATTTCGCTGCAGTCCATGAAAGTGTCAAAGCTCCGTTTTCATGTGGTGCGTGGTAATCCAAATCCGTCGGAGAAGGGCCGATTGCCTGCGCCGCCACATTGGGAACATTCAATTCAAAACCGTTTAGGGTAATCGTACTCGTGTTTAGCTTTATGGCAGTCGATGCGCTTGCGCCGCTCACGGAAAAAGTTACATACGCGATCGCCGCCTCGCCTGTCGAAAGCGCTCGATTTGTTGGTTTGACCGAGGCTTGCTTTGAATTGTTCACATAGACATCAATGCTGTTACTTGCCGCAACGCCATCGACGTTGTTCAGGTACAAAAGGAGGCTGTGCGTCCCTGCTGCAAGATTCGAGAACGTGAGAGTAATGTTTCCGCCGCCTTCGACCATCACACCATCGCACACTAGTTTTGCATAGGAAGGTGATTGTACTCCGGCCTTGTACCAGTTCGCCTTGAGATTTCCGCTACCGGCGACCTTGATTTTTACGCCCGAAAGTGTCGTATCTTTGGATGTGACGCCCGAAACCACCCACGGCACATAATTCGGCTCGGTCACCTCGCTCGAATTGCGTCCGCTCATGTCGAAATCAACTTTGACGATTGGCGAACCCGCGAAGGCATGCGCAGCGAGTCCCAAAACCAACATTGATTTAAAATATCCCATAACATACTCCCTGTTGCATAAAAAAATACCTTTGATTCAACATCGAGGGTAGAGCTCTTGAAAATTAAGGTTGTCCGTGGACTACGCTACCTTACCTTTACGACGGTTCCCGATTCTGTTAAGGGTGCAGAGCAGATTGTAACGGCTTGTAATTCCAAAAAATACACCAAGGATGTTGCGTCGTTTATTGCGGCGAAAGATTTGGTTCTTTATGTTGGCTTGGATAGTCGTCTAGTTCGCATCCTCGGTAAAAACGTGCAAAAGACATTCCGCATCAACAGGGAATAAGCGAAGGTATATTAGAAGCTGGAAAGCCCATTTAAACACCTTTTACACGGAAAATTTCAAGATTCCTTGTT
This genomic window from Fibrobacter sp. UWB2 contains:
- a CDS encoding glycosyltransferase translates to MFLTVLTYIAIGLLAILAIFYLGLEVRFYRALGRVREGFADPEPLPKVSILIAARNESEGIRETLDSVLSQDYEGEWEVWVADDRSTDDTPKILAEYEAKFERLHVLTIDSIPEGVSPKKQALSKLIDACNGEILCLTDADCIVQPSWIKYLVKEFEPGIELVAGHSYIPTDKSSPFIICMQAVETLIYRIAGTAGLAMHLPLTSTGNNLAYRKSFFQSVNGFTGVIKIQSGDDDLLMQKLAADRPWAMRYCITPATFVTTSGKETLKALWEQRKRWASKTIYYTPKIVFVLSMVFLFLTMLCITAAFSIFSFKIFVATLIAFLCKSVGDMVLIIRGLKIFKQEHLLKWCIPVEFIHAPFTVLAVLFGLFGRFKWK
- a CDS encoding LamG-like jellyroll fold domain-containing protein, producing the protein MKFCKNILAVSIASAAIFGGCSSDSHIAGNSAETGSPELAGIFLLDNGNPAAFARVHCVPSDFDAASGELPAAYSTETDSTGYYSLDSIPAGTYAVEAFHEESGKRFLVQNVNVTEDDSIAISDTLRAPGSVEIAFNSLIEDGTSAMVTIPGTTILRKVIVHAQKAIIDSLPTDTLGLRIYIENDTLDYGDVFVKSDTTVQTLVNYPHIEYTFVAPLALPEGEDTLSSFVSDIPLALRLTAENSDIDTLARLQGRWEVVRISKDGKRSKKLPIVNSVFDAKEAIFWVSVDSLNVSDSLELSFNNALESGYAHDVFPTNRSYSLVYHFDSGTDIKDDAEKGYFDGSLTATETGTETVENRNADGVLGTSITLDATTSITATNSAKIDSSRKVNLSFDGKQFCFSLWVNLESLKQQTIFEKADEYALRYNPDQGFVVEFYHVATEKAGEESATDTVSYKQTWASGTEGIEAGKWIFIAFSKHSIPQTNYFINGTKIEAEETRSDWDGNRKLADFKIGGFNGKIDELMLGSAFRDDSWTRLTYLNQKPEDSWPKLSARK
- a CDS encoding Ig-like domain-containing protein, yielding MKGFGQIALASVVSIFGISAVHAADAAAKIQTSEVVTLPSDAAYGGGDKVGSQLIAATYNAGNGPGIWIVADGGYRLYHNGSLLAEDNQAGRVRFIPMTFLPGENAISVVSVNGKGAPGVLVQIDDLDKSYYSGSGWKSKPVVSNNSWKNKGRDLSQWGGATTLSYANNKLPSGGALENFAANTQAKWIWTSDESDPTAVLLFTFNVKAEGFGVTTTGGDAGKVVIASDSASIRKYLQSNDAVTILVPEGTYDFRQFRNAVTEAKSKGRTWCKTTCTEKNRVTGKTNTFYRITFKANSCSDLTEAGVQIVQESENLQAWSNWITTKPNKSLVGMGRGANLRGASIAVRSNEGSGNHIYRNLAIYDVNPHLIEGGDGLETVGTASKHVNKFWADHISYKWISDGMDMEFVDNATISYLDFDGANEYNCWGTDPYMALVEDAHLTYANNYWHNTYGRVPKVTGENNGSQVHLYNQYVDYNRFFVAGANGHSANAKAYVRYENSYIDNGQGYLAEWGDNGYVYFSGVTFGNGTKQQHRYNGTVKSGVPQAETFNPSYSFEKRNVADLPKEIPNLSGVGGRYGKMPEYNQGFGQSNKAASVTLTAPAAGAKITASADVTLKADAKDNDGSVKSVAFYVGNTLVGTSTAAPYQVTAKNLAAGTHSAVAVVTDNSGLTWMSEYVTFTVEGAAESSSSAAPASSSAVAESSSSEVSSSSVAESSSSAITAESSSGTIGIASPMQRATEAEAGFYRIFDIQGRPLYSGNSKPTKMPAAHVIVIEYSKTGKTLRHYIQ
- a CDS encoding TIGR02147 family protein, which produces MGEKKLGKKIFEYLDYREFLKDYYSAKKEANPAFSLRVFSDKIGFKAKDFISRVMNGDKNLSSASIPKVASGLRLGKHETEFFIGLVKFNQAETMDERNAAFEEMQAALKVVRFSEKQHILGHAQYMVYSHWRHLIIRSLIGMFGFDGDYEALAKMVHPHVTADEAKKSVKLLEDCELIKKGDDGKYVLTESAISTGDRTSKLALRGFHQHCLKLAADSIDRDPPGSRHVSGLTLGISQEGYERIVERINAFRKEIALIAEEDKNSDKVFQLQFALFPVGGK